One genomic segment of Apostichopus japonicus isolate 1M-3 chromosome 23, ASM3797524v1, whole genome shotgun sequence includes these proteins:
- the LOC139965054 gene encoding uncharacterized protein isoform X1: protein MDVLDTGRLAVAGNNLKTTCSFIDLFMLKLNPDSQERSSLLTSEPYYSEEFTEFGSELRFVCLLDDRLFLTCCRNKIALYDSSNGGLIKQGKFNGQARCMTTRDGLVYVGLVISNEVIVLDARKLRKKKTITLKGLQGVNWPYDITVSNNKLFICTVDGRALMYNSEGEIEQEYTNTRYRYALSITVSEEKGLIFKLWRGGDGSRQVVVYSLSGGHSSISGGHILASFNVPDDSWRIRINNNINRLFVVTERTGEIYEYHTSDIFTFANLLMRSESLIEKDDCQKLLAYLKVPAKESNYIIGSYTPFSSLVHHLREAGKVSSYDINYLMTACSDKGLSKLMTVLTVYQHAQDSKFTKKGLKDQLKALEYERQELYHKLAEATAERQQLKDTIKATEGERQQLKGTLKTTEEERQQLTGRLKKTEEERLQLVDTLKATGEERQLSERLKTAEEERQQLKDTLKATEEERQQLLEILKATEEEKQQFKDALKATDKDFRHTLTTAENKLKTLKDEKEELLQQKKGELEEAKSSLRATKDELVKSQLEYAKESMALQEVLKQTTEALNQQELASYASVTGEETLLEENVTSDVSQKSSLAADYGRLLVDVADNLTLDSTLKLATLFVLPPAEIDMLRRVSQYETPGITLIKFLQTRNIINMYDVTNLQKGLVYIQRNQTNKYILAPYQAKIDLFQFEENQSPQLLDWPGKNKSENDTFVPDDKSTPAQGSEEREEYHDRSKECVMERSEREELPKQRKHSKILEMRQNHSYIEHRIKCEGGTISIMGVHLTIPEDALSCEDVISVKVIYVPDIHLPGSARRGRMTPLIKLEPEGLALNKPAQLIIPHSAIIPEPDRHDVIIFTGLKDEETLQEGEITWTEEKSVDSKLDPEKISLDINILSYVFVNLVIQETEQKHIFRIVPFIDGILDTKDDVLITVCFCKDSDEDYKLLLKDYQSKLSLGNYTTFQVTRTLKDGRDSASYIDLMMSSPGDSYHLIKEESTKHVDIDHLCAASRVSHQFRLKRKNNGHTVMVDVKLKVSQHEKNQTALILKANVKNILLSPESQKILFRELHLDLDKYEELRGEIAELLDKQHCEQLGMFFGLTPAEKEKIQEAAKSGEILMKILDERELIMPDRMIGLYKGLKAIHFNKVATKVLKYIDTSQKKNGKEKEGVKDDKKIVKFPEKQVVMSKREAQLSVNFKILIEEGYKRLDVQGALKLSHGKLDLGRRILLLAKEEHERLPLFPGSNLYKEQYFDQRGGEMFIAGVSLRVPAGALHTGRIVSLWVSTEPAIKGPFSNKSLRLTPFVKFGPESLTLHKPVTLIIPHCAFTTTNQMGIDVCSGVLQTDKSVKWSLDRKHFSCSMNSQHLAV, encoded by the exons ATGGACGTGCTAGATACAGGCCGTTTGGCTGTGGCTGGAAATAATCTCAAGACAACATGCAGCTTTATTGATCTGTTTATGTTAAAATTAAATCCTGATTCTCAAGAAAGATCGTCATTACTGACGTCAGAGCCGTATTATTCTGAGGAATTTACCGAGTTTGGTTCAGAATTGCggtttgtttgtttactggaTGATCGTCTGTTTTTAACGTGTTGTAGGAATAAGATAGCATTGTACGATAGTAGTAATGGCGGTCTGATCAAGCAAGGGAAGTTTAACGGTCAAGCCAGGTGTATGACAACCAGAGATGGGTTAGTCTATGTCGGTTTAGTAATATCCAATGAGGTGATTGTCTTAGATGCgagaaaattgagaaaaaagaagacaatcaccttaaAGGGATTACAAGGAGTTAACTGGCCATATGATATAACAGTTAGtaataataaactgtttatctgTACAGTCGATGGGAGAGCTTTAATGTATAATAGTGAGGGAGAAATAGAACAGGAATATACAAACACACGGTACAGATATGCACTGAGTATAACAGTCAGTGAAGAGAAaggattaatatttaaattatggAGAGGAGGTGATGGGAGTAGACAAGTTGTTGTTTACTCTCTATCTGGGGGTCATTCTTCCATCTCTGGGGGTCATATCTTGGCTTCTTTTAATGTTCCTGATGATTCATGGAGAATCaggatcaataataacataaacagattgtTTGTGGTTACCGAGAGAACTGGagaaatatatgaatatcaCACA AGTGACATATTTACTTTTGCTAACCTCCTGATGCGCTCAGAGTCATTGATTGAGAAAGATGACTGTCAGAAGCTACTTGCCTACCTTAAAGTTCCCGCCAAGGAATCAAATTACATTATTGGGAGTTATACACCTTTTTCATCCCTTGTCCACCATCTCAGAGAGGCAGGGAAGGTTTCTTCTTATGACATAAACTATTTAATGACAGCATGCTCTGACAAAGGACTTAGTAAATTGATGACAGTATTGACTGTCTACCAACATGCTCAAG aTTCAAAGTTTACCAAAAAAGGACTAAAGGATCAACTAAAGGCATTAGAATACGAAAGGCAGGAACTCTATCACAAACTAGCTGAAGCAACAGctgaaagacaacaattgaaagatacaaTAAAGGCAACAGAGGGAGAAAGACAACAGTTGAAAGGAacactaaagacaacagaggaggaaagacaacagctgactgggaGACTCAAGaaaacagaggaggaaagactgCAATTGGtagatacattgaaggcaacCGGGGAGGAGAGACAACTGTCTGAAAGACTAAAGACagcagaggaggaaagacaacaattgaaagatacgttgaaggcaacagaggaagagAGGCAACAGCTGCTAGAAATACTAaaggcaacagaggaggaaaaacaacaattcaaagatgcattgaaggcaacagacaAAGACTTCAGGCATACATTGACTACAGCTGAGAACAAACTGAAGACATTGAAGGATGAGAAGGAAGAATTACTTCAGCAAAAGAAAGGG GAGCTAGAAGAGGCTAAATCAAGTCTGAGAGCTACCAAAGATGAACTTGTGAAGTCTCAACTGGAATATGCCAAAGAATCCATGGCCTTACAAGAGGTCTTGAAACAGACTACCGAAGCCTTGAATCAGCAAGAATTG GCTTCATATGCATCTGTTACGGGGGAAGAAACCCTACTTGAAGAAAATGTAACTTCAGACGTATCACAGAAATCAAGTTTGGCAG CTGATTACGGCAGATTATTGGTCGATGTTGCTGACAATCTCACTCTAGACAGCACTCTGAAATTAGCAACTCTATTTGTTCTACCACCAGCAGAAATTGATATGCTACGCCGGGTTTCTCAGTATGAGACACCAGGAATCACTCTAATTAAATTCCTGCAAACACGAAACATCATCAACATGTACGATGTCACTAACCTACAAAAGGGTTTGGTTTATATTCAGCGAAaccaaacaaataaatacatattagCTCCATATCAGGCTAAAATTGACCTCTTTCAGTTTGAAGAAAACCAATCACCACAACTGCTTGACTGGCCAGGTAAGAACAAAT cTGAAAATGACACATTTGTCCCTGATGACAAATCGACACCAGCACAAGGTTCTGAAGAAAGAGAGGAATATCATGACCGTAGTAAAGAATGTGTGATGGAGAGATCAGAGAGAGAAGAACtaccaaaacaaagaaaacattccaaaataCTTGAAATGAGGCAGAATCACTCATACATTGAACACAGGATAAAGTGTGAAGGTGGAACTATTAGCATCATGGGGGTACATCTGACTATTCCTGAAGACGCTTTATCATGTGAAGATGTAATTTCTGTTAAAGTGATCTATGTTCCTGACATACACCTCCCGGGTAGTGCTCGTAGAGGCAGAATGACACCCCTGATAAAACTAGAGCCAGAAGGACTGGCCCTCAACAAGCCAGCCCAGCTGATTATTCCTCACTCGGCTATTATCCCTGAGCCAGATCGACATGATGTTATCATCTTCACTGGTCTGAAAGATGAAGAAACTTTACAAGAAG GTGAAATCACTTGGACTGAAGAGAAGTCTGTTGATTCGAAGCTAGACCCGGAGAAGATCAGTCTTGATATTAACATCCTGAGCTACGTCTTTGTTAATTTAGTCATCCAAGAAACGGAACAGAAGCATATATTCCGTATTGTTCCATTTATCGATGGGATACTTGATACCAAAGATGATGTCTtaataactgtttgtttctgtaaGGACAGTGATGAAGATTACAAG TTGTTGTTAAAGGACTACCAGTCCAAACTGAGTCTAGGAAACTATACAACATTTCAAGTTACCCGGACATTGAAGGACGGCAGAGATTCTGcttcttacattgatctgaTGATGTCATCGCCCGGTGATAGTTACCATCTGATTAAGGAAGAATCAACGAAG CATGTAGACATTGATCACCTCTGCGCTGCCAGTAGAGTATCTCATCAGTTCAGACTTAAAAGAAAGAACAATGGACATACTGTTATGGTTGATGTGAAGTTAAAAGTTTCACAACATGAGAAGAACCAGACAGCCCTTATCCTGAAAGCAAAT GTGAAAAACATTCTCTTATCTCCCGAAAGTCAGAAAATTCTTTTCAGAGAACTACATCTAG ACTTAGACAAATATGAAGAGTTGAGAGGAGAGATTGCAGAGCTTCTGGATAAACAACATTGTGAACAGCTAGGCATGTTCTTTGGGCTCACACcagcagaaaaagaaaaaattcagGAAGCAGCAAAATCTGGAGAGATActgatgaaaatattggatGAAAGAGAGCTCATCATGCCAGATAGAATGATTGGACTGTATAAAGGATTGAAAGCAATTCACTTTAATAAGGTGGCAACAAAGGTGCTGAAGTACATTGATACGTCACAGAAGAAGAATGGAAAGGAAAAGGAAGGAGTGAAAGATGATAAGAAAATA gtGAAATTTCCAGAGAAACAGGTAGTCATGTCAAAAAGGGAAGCACAATTGTcagtaaatttcaaaattttgatagAAGAGGGATACAAGAGACTGGATGTCCAAGGAGCCTTGAAATTGTCTCATGGAAAACTGGACTTGGGAAGACGGATATTACTGCTTGCTAAGGAAGAGCATG AGAGACTTCCTTTGTTCCCAGGGTCAAATCTTTATAAAGAACAATACTTTGATCAGCGTGGAGGAGAGATGTTTATCGCAGGTGTTAGCCTGCGTGTACCAGCTGGGGCACTACACACTGGAAGGATTGTTAGTCTGTGGGTTTCTACTGAACCTGCCATTAAAGGACCTTTCTCAAACAAGAGTCTGAGGTTGACCCCCTTTGTGAAATTTGGTCCAGAAAGCCTTACGTTACACAAGCCTGTCACCTTGATTATTCCACACTGTGCTTTCACTACAACTAACCAGATGGGTATTGACGTGTGCTCTGGTGTCTTACAAACAG ATAAATCCGTCAAATGGAGCTTAGATAGGAAACACTTCAGCTGCTCTATGAATAGCCAGCATCTTGCAGTTTAA